The Lepidochelys kempii isolate rLepKem1 chromosome 11, rLepKem1.hap2, whole genome shotgun sequence DNA segment TCCCAAGAAGTGAGAACGCGAACCTCTCAGCCCTGCTGAGGCCCAAGCCTGGGCCCTTCAACTCCTGCAAGAAGTGAggcaaagaaaggaaaacagagggaGCTCAGGACAAAGACAGATCTCTTCCTCTAGTGGTTAGCTGCAGCTGCAGCTTCCCAGTACTGGCAGCATTTACAGCTATAAGAGGGAGAGGGCAGCAGATCTCTGAAGCCTGTGAAATATGGGAGAATGGAGAGGAAGTGCTGGCCTGGGGCTTCTCAGGATCAATAGTGGGATTGTTTCAAGGGCAAAGAGTACTGAGCGGGAGATGCTTCTTTTTTCAGGTACCAGTGACCATAAAGGAagtggaggacttgtggcaccttagagactaaccaatttatttgaacataagctttcgtgggctacagctcacttcatcggatgtgacaATCTATTGCACCAAAGGGCAGTAGGTGCTTTTGGACCCTCATCAGAGGGTCTTCTACAGGGATATCATGCAGGAGAATTACAAGACTCTGATCTCCCTGGGTAAGGGCTTGTTCTCCTTCACTTATGAGAAGGCTGCACTCTCTATGAAGGACATAGGTCAGTTTCTGGACAGGGATCTTCCCAAGTCCCTTAGAATTCTGGGCAATCAGCACAAAACTGTGCGAGAGAGAGAATGCCACAGTCCCATCTCTTCCTAGGGAAAAGAAGTTGCAGAAACACAATGGCAGTGCTAAATTCCCCAGAGCCAGAGCTTGCACTGAGGGAGGAGATATTATATTTATTTGTCCAGGGTCATTTATGTACATGTAATCACTGTATTTCTCCACTTCATCCTCTGAGTGTGTTCTGGACACTCTGAAGGTTTAGTAATGGACAAGTGGCTTAATGTTTGCAGCTCAGCTGAATCACTGAGTCCTGCAACGGGTAGACACTCAGTCTGAATCTCTCTCGGTCACATCTCACACCAGAACACTGCCTTTCCCAAAGAGACTCAGCAAACTCTTTCCCATCCATTTTGATAATACAAGCACCAGTAAAGAAAGACACTGGGTTTAAAATCACAGAACAGTTTTTGTAACCAACCTGGATCTCCCATTTTGCTTTCCGTGACCAGGATTTCTGACACCTAAACCTGGCAGGATCTCCTGCACAGAACAAGGGGAATAGCCATGGGGGTCCCTGGAATCAGGGGAAAGTAAGATACCAGTGATACCTGTACAGGTGAGGAGGAAAATTAAGTCAGAAACCATTACTAAGTGAAAAAAAGAGCTGAAGTCCCAACCAAGCCATTGTGAGCCCTCACGTTTGTGTTTCATCAAATTCAATATTATAAACAGCTGTTCTCTCACATCCCTCATAGATCTCCCAGAGGTCTTTCTAGAAGCCAGTAAGCCCTCCCTTCACTCGGCCTTTGTAGAGCTGAGGATATGGGATGTTGGCACTGCAATGCTCTCTCCTCTGGAGAAGGGATTTAAAAGAAATTGGTTCCTGAATTTCAATCTGaattaaaacagacaaaaatcaTGATGAACCCTCTGCAgtttcctttctccttcacaCAGAGAATGAGCGGTGtctgagtttttgttttttccagcagATGTTTGGATCGTGAATGAGAGTGCAGAGAACCTTCAGCAGAAAGGACTTGAGCGAGGGGAACCAGATGGAACAATTTCAGGGAGATCCGAAGAGAATGTTTTCCAGAATCCTGATCAAGAAAGAGCCCATGAGAGTTGTAACTGCCCAGAAAGACAGAGGGTAAACTctccaaaagagagagaaaatccaCTCACCGTGGATGAGACCTCACAAACATCAAAGGCACCACTGTCCATCAGAGAGCTGTCGCCACAGGCAGTCAGTGAACACTAAGTGTTGTGAGAAAAGGTACAGCaggggctcaggcctcaatggctGCCGAAGAGCCCCGATGGGAAAGAAATCCTATCCATGTGCAGACTGTGAGAAGGTCTTCAGCTGGAGCTCAGCCCTGATCACCCACCAGAGAACCCACACGGGTGAGAGGCCCTACAAGTGCCCTGCCTGTGGGAGaggcttcagccagagctccaaccttgtcagACACCACCGcacccacaccggggagcggccctacGAGTGCGGTGAGTGCGGGAAGAGCTTTGGCCTCAACTCCCACTTCCTCAAGCATCAGCGCACCCACGCCAAGCCCTACCCTTGTGGGGTCTGCCAGAGAGGCTTCTACAGCTCCTTGGCCTTGGGCAGGCACCAGAGAGCCCACGCACAGGAGCAGCGCTACACCTGTACAGACTGTGGGAAGAGATTTCGGGTGCGCTCGGCACTAGCCCAGCACCGCAGGACGCACACAGGTGAGAGGCCCTTCCAGTGCTCCAACTGTGGGAAGGGTTTCAGCCAGAGCTCCAACCTGCTCACGCATCAACGCGTCCACACTGGGGAGCGGCCCTTCCActgcactgagtgtgggaaacgctttgCTGTCAGCTCCCACCTCAGCACTCACCAGAGGAACCATCGCGCGGAGCGGCCCTGCCAGTGCACTGCCTGCGGAAAAGGCTTCGCCAACCCTGCCAAGCTACTCGCCCACCAGAGACGCCACACGGGGGAGCGGCCCTTCCAGTGCCCCGAGTGCAGAAAGTGCTTCAGTGACAGCTCCCTCCTGGTGAAACACCAGCGTATCCACACTGGGGAGCGGCCCTTCCAGTGCCCCGAGTGCAGGAAGAGCTTCAACCGGAACCTGACCCTACTCAGACACCGGAGAATGCACACCGGGGAGAGGCCCTATATCTGCCCTGCCTGCGGGAAgggcttcagccagagctcccaCCTCATCACTCACCAGAGAGTGCACACAGGGGAGCGGCCCTACAAATGCCCCACCTGCGGGAAGGCCTTCAGCCAGAACTCCAACCTGATCCGGCACCAGAGGAACCACAAGCACCAGGGCACACTGTAACCAGCTCATCAGCACTTGCCTCACACAAGCGAAATCTGCACAGGCACACTTTGTGGCAAAAGCTTCAAACAGAGCTCAGACCTTACAAGGAAACAGGGAAGCCACATGGGGAAGGAAGCGACGGCTGTCAAACAAATCGAGTCCTACCGTTTGAATAGTGCCGAGGAAGTGCTGAAAGCAGGAAGCGGTGCACTGTAGGGAAGTGATTGCTTGGTGATGTTTTTGGATGGAGTAGAAGGAGAAACAAGGTGACAAAAAGAGGGGGATAAATCTGATAATCTACAGGCATTTGAAAGGGATACATACCAAGGGCAAGGAGAACTTATTTAGGGTTGCACAACAGATGCAGCTAACAGCAGCAGAATGAAATTAAAAGgggaagcattttttaaaaaagttcttgACAGGACTATGTATTATTGAGCAGTTGGATATTATCCCCAGAAAGCAATGGTAGCTTCCTCATTTGGGActttttgaaatgtgttttttaGGTTAATATACTATAGGGAGACAGGGAGATGGATCAGATGAATTAATGAGTCCTTTCTACCTCTCATGTCTCTGATTCTCTCAAAGGAGGGAACAAAGGCAAAGTTGCTAAAAACTATGGTGGTAAAGGAAGGTGAATTTGTTTTAATCTCAAGTCTATTGAATGACCCAACCTGTCCTTAAAATATGTTATTTACTGATACTGGATACATGATTCCTGCCATCCTTCTCTCCAGAACAATAGGGTAAGCCATCTTGTTTAGACAGTTTTACTAACCTATTTAATGCTGGTATTTTTATTGTAAAGCTAAGTGATATCAGAGACCAGAAAAGAATGCAAATAAGTTTCTCTACCTCTCTAAGAGGAGTAAGAATTTAAGGCTTCCCAATTTTAAGCCCAGATATGCAAATTAGACGGAACTTGTTGCAGAAAGGAAGGTATCTGAGGACTAAAGCCACAGACATTACAGTCCTTACCTTGCCGAGAGGAGCATTATCTATCAACAAAATCATATGTTAACTGGAAAGGAGAAATAATTGGACAAAATTACAGCAAGGATATGTGGATTGTGAGTGGTATAAAAAGGACTTTCCATACAAATTGCAGAGATTGAAAAAGAAACATTCACATAGGAGCAGTTTGGTTCACTGATACTTTTGTAATTCTCTTCAGTTAGTTCTGTCTTTTCAAACGTTTCCACTACTTTCTGCACTGTGATTTTACTATCTGAATTGTCGCTGTACATCTTAGCTCTTCCCCCGACTCCTCAAAGACAGACCAAGTATTCTTAGGACTAAGAACCCTCCCCTTTTACTAAAGCAGCCTAGACATGAAATTATCAGCACCCGTAGATGGTTTCTTATTTATGCACATtaatatccgatgaagtgagctgtagctcacgaaagcttatgctcaaataaatttgttagtctctaaggggccacaagtcctccatttctttttgtctTGTATTGGTATCCTGATAGCATACTTacaaaaatgcattgttttgttCACCGTTAATGGTATGTGCACTCAGGAGAGAGCCAAAGGAAAGCTATGAATTTGTATGTTGACAGCAACAAAATGAATCTGGAAAGGATTAAATCCATACATCTGTTGGTCCCTCATTCTTCTAGGCTGGTATTTGCTGTTTGCTCCAATTTAAGTGTTCATTCCAGCAGCACAGTATCCCCCACTGTAAAGAGCCACTGAGACTGCTAGAGATGTATGTCACTGGGCTTTCAGTTTGCAAACCATTCCAATCTCAGGCATGTTACTAGAATgttttaaggcagtggttcccaaactttaacagcctgcgaacccctttcactaaattgtgaaatcttgtgaaccccctcctaaaaatgaatatttccagggatttaagttaaAATTTCCTCTGTACTCCATGGGGCTTTTGCTGTTGAACCCCGTTTACCGCCccggtcaactgagctccactgagctcgggctgcaggtcCCGCTGACGGCAGGGGCTCGGGGTGCCAGCCCCAACTGCttggccccgctctccctggggcttgggctgccagccctgcgTGGACCACTGGGGTTCGGGTGGCCGGCTCCCCTGCTGATGGGgtcagggctcgggctgccagccccaactgcctggcccgctctccctggggctcgggctgccagccctgcaactGGGTCCCACCTTCTGCCTCTAATGCCCAAGGTCCTCTGGCcgccattagtgaaatttttctggtgaACCCCCTGTAACGTTCTGCGAACCACTGTTTTAAGGGAAACAAGgtcttttattaatattatttagcCAAGTTCCTTTACAATGAAACACAAACCACAATTTTTTTAGGGCCTGATGAGTGAATTAGAGGAGCATTGTGATGAATGAGACTGACCAAGCATGTGGCACTTTGGACATCTGAATCCTACTTTGGTGGGAAACTACTCTACTGTAAATAACCCCATTACTATTTTCTCAGCAAACAGCTAAGATAAGGGGCTAGGATAAGGGCCATGTGTTAGGGCTGACCCAATCTCTTCTAAACACACAAATGATTACAGAAAGCAGGTGAATCTGTTCCATGGGGAAGGTGGCACTTCATCAAAAAAGCTTTCCCAGCTCCAACAGGGAAGCATTACCCTCctaaaaaaaccaccaaatcatTGCACCATTGGATGGATCTTGAAATTCATGAGTAATTAGAATCAGGTACTACAAGTTACTTCAGTATGGAAAGTTACTTTCatttttgggagggaggtgacacaaaaacaattttttctgcTTCCTCTCTGTGCATTAGGCTGAAAAATACAGGGATTGGCATTATTTCCATTAATCACACTTTTGAACTTGTTCTCTCCTAAGAGTTATATTTCAATCTACATGATTTGCCCAGCCTTACTTACATTAGTGTAACATTCAGGGCATAATAGAGCATACTTTCATTTTTCCACTCTGAAATACTCCTGgaacttgtttttttaatttacaatttCTGGGTCGATCCTGCTTCCTGGGCTTCCGGTCACTGGgagaagacagctgacagagcaggaaactgaaaaagcaaaaggggaagattaaaaaagaaaagggggggtggagatgtaaaatggaaataaataagCACAAAGGAGCAACATGGAGGGAATAAGATAGCCCTTAAAAAGTTTCTTTTGTCATCATCTTTGAATTCTGAATGGAAGTACACTACGTTGCAAGAAAGAACACAGCGTGCCAATGACTTCTACATTTTGTAAGGGGAATACCACAACTAGCAGAGAAACATTATATAGCTAgctaaaacaatttaaaagttttaaaggaAGCTAAACTACTAGTGATTTCCATTTTACTTTGGGCAGCAAATAGTTTAGGGTAAAATCAGAAATGTCAGGATGGAAAAATAGACAGCCAGTTATAGTGGTTATTTTAATAGGCATATTGAAGTACAAAAAGATAAACTCTACTTGTATGGCACTGCTCCATCACACGACTGCAGATATATCCCAGTGAGTCTGGTCCCTCTCAAAGAATATTACAGTTCACAACAGAATGAATCTAAAGTCTGTAGCAAAAGTTTGCATTATAAGTTACGATGACAATAAACTCTGACTTATATCAGAAGTTCTATTTGTCTGTTTGAATACTGCAAGTGTACAATTCAGCTATATAAAAATATCAGGTCTGCGAAAGACTTTTTGTACCTCAGGTCATCCACTGTACAGTAAATTCTGAAGACAAGTCAAAGGATTCTTTCATCAGTTTTGTTATCTGTGAACGTGCTGTTAAATTGAATTCAATTCCCCCACAGTGTAATTCATCTGACTCAATTCTTTGATATATTTACAATGCATAAGTTTTCATTCCAACTGCAACAGTACATTTTTGGCCTAAAAACATGGAGCTGTGAGTATGCAACAGAGAACCAAAGACACATGCCTTTCTAAATATATCCTTAAAGTGCAAAATGTGTGTTTCCACACAACGGCATGAAAATATAGTTAGTCTGAGAAAGTCAATGCACTCAATATAGAAAATAGGAACATGCATTTAAACATGCTCAAATTATGGAAAcgatttcttcctttttttcctggCATAAGTGACTTTTTGTGTAATAATAAGTGATAAGCAAACATTTAAAGTAGGTTCTATAAGTGTTGCTAAAATGATTTAAAGCTTACAGGAACTTAGGATGAAGCCCTGGTTTAAGAAGAGCTATGCTGTCATAAAGGCACCACATTTTCCCCTGCtgtttttgtttactttaaaaatatgtttagcGCTCCTCAGAATCTGTAGAGTGTCATCTCAGTTCTGTTAAAGATGATCTCTCGGCCATATTTAACATGAAATCCCATAATGACCGCAGTCAAATCAAGTTATTTCCAAGTTTTCCCAATGTAATAGGTTCAGTAACCAAAGACAGCAATACGTTAACAGTATACTTGATTTGGCCAAACAACGTCAGAGATTAGAATCTCTCTCTACCAACAAATTTTCTGTTCTGAAaagcttaaaattaaaaaaaaaaaataatttactctTTCAGCTTTGATACAAAATGATGTTCTGGAAGTTCAAAATTGTTCAAAGTAACCTGAATTACAGATTCGCCCCACTTGccttatttattttctgaaatgaaaaaaggCTGATCTCCAACATCACACAGTAAGACCTGCCACTCTTCAAACCTATCTCACTCAGGGCACCAAGCCGTGCTCGGATGCTGAGCAGAACTTTCCTTTCCCTTGGGAAAGTAAGAAAAAAAGGCTCAGACACTATTTTTCTAGATATTTACAGTGCTTTAGAAACAAATTGCACTTCACAGGTTAAAATTCCATTAATCTTTCCCTACCCAATTTCTGGTACCAGCGTAAGCAAAAAGTTGGACTCCAATTTGGGCAGGAATGTCACTTTCTTTAATCTTCACCCAAGGGATCTCAATTTACATCTTGCAGCCAAAgactcacccctccccccctttttttttttaaaacaatccctATAAAATTGAACATTTTGGCTGAATGATAATCCTTACGACTCTAGCTTAGAAGAGGCATCCTacctatttaaaacaaaatagcgAAGGATGAACTCTGTGAAACTCTGTTGTAACCGTGTAACATTTTGAACACAACACTGATTGTATGGAGCACTGGGAGACTTCTTGGAGAGATGTCTGGTGTGACAAAGAAAAGTGTTTGCCTTGCACCTTTAGAATGCAGAATTCCACGTCAGAATGTTTTCTTGAACAACACTGGTGTGACTCGGGGTTTTCATTTGATAGAAATTAACTCAgccactccctcccccatttGGGGTGGGGACGCAGGGAACCACACCCAATTTTGGTTTTAGTGATTATTTACTGCTCTCCATCTTGTTGCTGCTCTCTGTCATGTTGATGATGTTGTTCTGGGTGGTCATCTTGGTGCAGCTGTTTCTGTTCCTGCCTTTTCTTTTCAGCTAGTGCTTTTGCCCTTGTAGTCATTGCTCTGGGCCTGATGTCGCACCCCTCTTCATCCTGCTGATGCTTTTTACAATGTTTCTCAAATGTAGACATTTTGGCATAAGTCCGGTTGCAAACCATGCAATGATAGGGCCTCTCCCCACTGTGCGTTCTCATATGAAGCTGGAGATAAGAGGACCTAGAAAAAATTCGGCTACAAACAGAACAGCGGTGAGGCTCACGGGCTTCATGTGTTTTTAGGTGCTGTTTGAGAGATGAGGCCTGCTTAAAGGCCTTACTGCATGTGGTACATTTGAAATTCCTCTCCCCAGACTCAAGGAGCTGATGCGACATGAGGTGAGCAGAGGAACGGAAGTTTTTCCCACACTTCTCACATTTGTAGGGCCT contains these protein-coding regions:
- the LOC140895962 gene encoding uncharacterized protein — encoded protein: MRPHKHQRHHCPSESCRHRQSVNTKCCEKRYSRGSGLNGCRRAPMGKKSYPCADCEKVFSWSSALITHQRTHTGERPYKCPACGRGFSQSSNLVRHHRTHTGERPYECGECGKSFGLNSHFLKHQRTHAKPYPCGVCQRGFYSSLALGRHQRAHAQEQRYTCTDCGKRFRVRSALAQHRRTHTGERPFQCSNCGKGFSQSSNLLTHQRVHTGERPFHCTECGKRFAVSSHLSTHQRNHRAERPCQCTACGKGFANPAKLLAHQRRHTGERPFQCPECRKCFSDSSLLVKHQRIHTGERPFQCPECRKSFNRNLTLLRHRRMHTGERPYICPACGKGFSQSSHLITHQRVHTGERPYKCPTCGKAFSQNSNLIRHQRNHKHQGTL